The DNA segment CTCTCTCtgttattgtttccaaaaatcaataaaaatggaACGGCGGCAACAGTCACCACCTCCATCTCCGCCGTCACGAGTCATACTCGGAAAATACCAGCTTACCAAATTCCTCGGACGCGGAAACTTCGCGAAGGTTTACCAAGCAACTTCTCTGATCGACGGTTCAACAGTCGCCGTGAAGGTGATTGACAAATCCAAAACGGTGGACGCGTCCATGGAGCCACGAATCGTTCGTGAAATCGACGCCATGCGCCGTCTTCAAAACCATCAGAACATCCTCAAAATTCATGAAGTTTTAGCCACGAAAACCAAGATCTATCTCATCGTCGATTTCGCCGGCGGCGGTGAGCTTTTCTACAAACTCTCACGGCGAGGTAGGTTTACGGAGTCCGTCGCTCGTCGGTACTTTCAACAGCTTGTCTCCGCTCTCTGTTTCTGTCACAAAAACGGCGTCGCTCACCGTGACCTGAAACCACAGAATCTCCTCCTAGACGCTGAAGGGAACCTCAAGGTCTCCGACTTCGGTCTCTCCGCGTTGCCGGAACAGCTCCAGAACGGTCTCCTTCATACAGCCTGTGGTACACCGGCGTACACCGCACCGGAGATTCTCGGCCGGATCGGGTACGACGGATCTAAAGCAGACGCTTGGTCCTGCGGCGTCATCCTCTATGTACTACTCGCCGGTCATCTCCCGTTCGACGATTCAAATATTCCGGCGATGTGTAAGAAAATCATGCGGCGGGATTTTCAGTTTCCGGCGTGGTTTTCGAAGCCAGCGCGGTACCTAATCTATCAACTACTCGACCCGAACCCTAAAACCCGAATTAAACTAGAGAACGTGTTCGGAAACGCGTGGTTTAAGAAATCGTTAAGAGAAGAACCTGAAGTTAAAGTTTTTGAACCAGAATTATACAACAAATACTGTTGCGAAGGAAACAAGAAACTAGAATTGGGGATGAATGCTTTCGATATAATATCGATGTCTTCGGGTTTGGATTTGAGTGGTTTGTTTGAAACTACGTCGTTTAGAACTGAAAAGAGGTTTACATCAAGTGAAGAAATTGGTGTGGTGGAAGAGAAAGTGAAGGAAATTGGAGGGGGATTAGGGTTTAGGATTGAGATTGGGAAAAATGGAACAATTGGATTGGGGAAAGGGAAGGTAACTATGGTGGTTGAGGTGTTTAAGATAGTGGACAATTTGCTGTTGGTAGCACTAAAATTGGAGAATGGTGGAATGGAGTTTGAAGATCTTCATTGGAATGATTGGAAAAACGGGCTTCAAGATGTTGTTATGTCATGGCATAATCATGAATCAAAATTTCCATGTAATAATGTTGATGAATCTGAAAGAAGGATTACTTAGTTTCTGATGTAAAATATGTTAGGAGAGATTAACACTTTCAGAACAGTTATCTCTGTTTTGTTATTTCATTTTCATTCAACACAAGTGTAGGGTTTTCATGCATGTAGCAGCAGCTTCTAATATACACttttttgttgtttgatttttAGTTGTTCATGAgtgaatttgttttgttttttagtttcTTGTATGGGACAGTGGTCACGGTTGTATATGGAAAGTAGTGGCAAGTGTTTCTGTTGTTCCATTATTGTCTTGAATCAAGGAGTACATTTTTATGTCTTATTGTATGTATTGTTGCTGATATTTGCTTATGGGATCTGTCTTGTTGATATTTGCTTATGGGATCCAAGATTCCAGTATGGGTCTTGCTTTGAGTAGCTGACATAAAGTTTTCTGGTGAATTAATCAATTCatgaatatataatattaattaatataaaaacaaaaatgttAAATAGACAtagaaaattgataaaaatatagtttttcttttaaattggtgtttaaatgattgctcacataaatattatttaaagttgttttgttttgtatgaaacatttcaaatttcttttagttcaataaaaaaatgtaataataataataataataataataataataataataataataataataataataataataataataataataataataataataataataataataataatattaataattacttattCATCTTGTATTATGTGATgggtattaatattttaaaaataattattgaaggattttagCGAgtctttaataaatattattttaaaataaatttgattttgtaaaattcatttttgttaaaattgactttaaagtaaaattattttattttatttttaaaatatgtttaatataGAATAGAAAtatgtattatatttttttgttttaacacAATAACACAGaccaattaattaaaaaacaaaaattgtttttactgtCAAGAATTTCTCAAAAGTGAAAAATTCTTAAATAGAAACCAACAAAATACATCGTTTATACAAACGACTAATCACaattttttgttaattaaattttttctctctccttcattaTCACAATTATCTcatgattttaattttatttttttttaaaataaatataaaattttgatttaaaatagtttattgattgtttctaaaaatataaatatagatGTGTTTCTATACAAGAATTTCTCAAAATAGTGTGCGTATTTAGACAAAAAAACTATTTTGTATttctttgttttatattttaCTCTAGTGCCcg comes from the Vicia villosa cultivar HV-30 ecotype Madison, WI unplaced genomic scaffold, Vvil1.0 ctg.000822F_1_1, whole genome shotgun sequence genome and includes:
- the LOC131631400 gene encoding CBL-interacting serine/threonine-protein kinase 4-like, producing the protein MERRQQSPPPSPPSRVILGKYQLTKFLGRGNFAKVYQATSLIDGSTVAVKVIDKSKTVDASMEPRIVREIDAMRRLQNHQNILKIHEVLATKTKIYLIVDFAGGGELFYKLSRRGRFTESVARRYFQQLVSALCFCHKNGVAHRDLKPQNLLLDAEGNLKVSDFGLSALPEQLQNGLLHTACGTPAYTAPEILGRIGYDGSKADAWSCGVILYVLLAGHLPFDDSNIPAMCKKIMRRDFQFPAWFSKPARYLIYQLLDPNPKTRIKLENVFGNAWFKKSLREEPEVKVFEPELYNKYCCEGNKKLELGMNAFDIISMSSGLDLSGLFETTSFRTEKRFTSSEEIGVVEEKVKEIGGGLGFRIEIGKNGTIGLGKGKVTMVVEVFKIVDNLLLVALKLENGGMEFEDLHWNDWKNGLQDVVMSWHNHESKFPCNNVDESERRIT